ATTTCAACATTCAGAACAACTTTTCCAATATATCTTGGACAGTTAACCACATCAACAATTTCAACTGAAGCAATCTCTTCAGATTTAAAATTTGATTCTTTTAATCTAACTTCTGGTAATTTTACTGGCCTATCAAAAATTGCAGATAGATCTCTTGCTATACCAATATGACTTAAAGCATCAGCTCGATTTGGTGTAATTGCAATATCAAGTATTATATCATTCATTCCCAGAGCATCTGCAAGTGGTGTTCCTTCTTTCAATTCAGAATTAAGTACCATTATTCCATCATGATTTTCACTAATTCCCAACTCTTTTTCAGAACAAATCATTCCTTCAGATAATTCACCACGTATTTTTGTTTTTTCCAGTTTCAAACCATTGAAAGGAATTTTTGCTCCTACTTTTGCAAAAGGAACTTTCTGACCTTCCTGAACATTTGGTGCACCACAAACTACATTATATTCCCTTGTACCATCTGAAACAATACAAACAGAAAGTTTATCGGCATTTGGATGTTTTCTTTTTTCTTTTACATAACCAACAACTATATTCTGGAAATTTTTTGATTGATCAATTATTTCTTCAACTTCAAGTCCCGCTAAAGTTAATCTTTCAACTATTTCATCAATTGAAATATCTTTCAAATCAATATAATCATTAAGCCAGTTAAGAGAAATTTTCATAATTCACCTTTAGAATTGCGTAAGAAATCGTATATCGCTATCAAAAAGAATTCTTATATCATCGATGCCATATTTTCTCATAGCAGTTCTTTCGATTCCCATACCAAATGCATAACCTACATATTCTTCTGGATCGATACCTACATTAATTAAAACATTTGGATCGACCATACCACAACCAAGAACTTCGAGCCATCTTCCTTCTTTTCCCTTAGGTTGCCACCATACATCCATTTCTGCACTTGGTTCTGTAAATGGGAAGAAACTTGCACGAAAGCGATATCTTACATCTTTACCAAAAAATTGTTTAAGAAAGGCAACAAGAGTTCCTTTCAGTTCTGCAAATGTAACATCTTTATCAACATATAAGCCTTCAACCTGATGAAACAAACAATAACTTTTTGCACTTATTACTTCATTACGATAAACTTTACCTGGCATTATAGCTCGAATAGGAGGTTTCTTTTCTTTCATTAATCTAATTTGAACAGGTGAAGTATGTGTTCTTAGAAGAAAATTTTGATTAATAAAAAATGTATCCTGCATATCTCTTGCAGGATGATCTGCGGGAAAGTTTAATGCTTCGAAATTATTATAATCAGATTCTAATTCAGGTCCTTCGTAAACAGAGAATCCAAGACTTTTAAATATTGATTTAATTTCATCAAGTGTTTGAGTAATTAAATGTTTGCTTCCTAGAGTTTTAATTCTTCCTGGGAGTGTAACATCAAGCGATAATTCTTTTTTAGTTTTTTCTTCAGCTTCTAATTTTGATTTTAGTTCTTCATATTTTGCTTGAGCATAATTTTTTAATTCATTGAGAGCCTGGCCAACAATTCTTTTTTCTTCTTTTGAAATTTCTTTAAATGCATCGAAAAGTTGTGGTATTATTCCTTTACGACTTAGATACTTGATACGAAATTCTTCAAGTGATTGAAGATTAGAGATTTTATTTAAATCATTATCAAAATCAGTTCGGGTTTGAGATATTTTATCGATCATAATAAATCCCGAGTATTTAAAATAATTCCCTTCCTTATCAGCACATAGAAAAGTAAGGAAGGGAAAAAA
This is a stretch of genomic DNA from Rosettibacter firmus. It encodes these proteins:
- the pheS gene encoding phenylalanine--tRNA ligase subunit alpha, whose amino-acid sequence is MIDKISQTRTDFDNDLNKISNLQSLEEFRIKYLSRKGIIPQLFDAFKEISKEEKRIVGQALNELKNYAQAKYEELKSKLEAEEKTKKELSLDVTLPGRIKTLGSKHLITQTLDEIKSIFKSLGFSVYEGPELESDYNNFEALNFPADHPARDMQDTFFINQNFLLRTHTSPVQIRLMKEKKPPIRAIMPGKVYRNEVISAKSYCLFHQVEGLYVDKDVTFAELKGTLVAFLKQFFGKDVRYRFRASFFPFTEPSAEMDVWWQPKGKEGRWLEVLGCGMVDPNVLINVGIDPEEYVGYAFGMGIERTAMRKYGIDDIRILFDSDIRFLTQF